A genomic window from Methanobacterium sp. BRmetb2 includes:
- a CDS encoding transporter has product MNSVETIITIIVMIAIGYLLRKIGLLKSEDSLILNKIVVNLSIPSLIFLAMYTADLTNIHILAPIPFICIFLGILSGVIGYLLAKAKGYSRKTRWSIITTSTMVNSGFLGYPVVLSVFGTEGLIRAIFYDMGSIILFISFGVLFMLIFTGKSSDIIKRALLFPPLWGVLLGILFNFLNIEIGIAENIIDYLSGAAIPLIMISLGLSLQARNIKGYFEAASYVSLIRLVLAPVLALLIVYFLGIGGLERSVIIVEAAMPSAMLSLVLAINYDLDVNAAAACIFLTTVLSMITIPLIIMIL; this is encoded by the coding sequence ATGAATTCAGTTGAAACAATTATAACCATAATTGTAATGATAGCTATTGGCTATTTGTTACGAAAAATTGGCCTTTTAAAGTCAGAAGATTCCTTAATTTTAAATAAGATTGTAGTGAACTTGAGCATCCCTTCACTAATATTTTTAGCTATGTACACTGCAGATCTAACAAATATTCATATTTTAGCACCTATACCTTTTATCTGCATATTTCTAGGTATACTTTCAGGAGTGATTGGTTATCTACTTGCTAAGGCAAAGGGTTATTCTAGAAAAACCCGGTGGAGCATTATAACTACCTCAACCATGGTGAATTCCGGATTTCTTGGTTATCCTGTAGTTTTAAGTGTTTTTGGGACAGAGGGCCTTATAAGGGCAATTTTCTATGACATGGGTTCCATAATTCTTTTTATTAGTTTTGGCGTTTTGTTTATGCTAATTTTCACAGGAAAATCTTCAGATATAATAAAAAGAGCCCTATTATTTCCTCCGTTATGGGGAGTTTTGCTTGGCATTCTCTTTAACTTTTTAAATATTGAAATAGGGATAGCAGAAAATATAATTGATTATTTGAGCGGTGCTGCCATACCTCTTATCATGATATCTCTAGGACTATCACTTCAAGCTAGAAATATTAAGGGATATTTTGAAGCAGCATCTTATGTTAGTTTAATTAGATTGGTTTTAGCCCCAGTGTTGGCCTTATTAATTGTATATTTTTTAGGTATTGGTGGTTTGGAAAGATCAGTCATAATTGTAGAGGCGGCCATGCCTTCGGCCATGCTTAGTTTGGTATTGGCAATTAACTATGACTTGGATGTTAATGCAGCAGCAGCATGCATATTTTTAACCACAGTTTTAAGCATGATAACTATCCCGTTGATTATAATGATTTTATAA
- the radA gene encoding DNA repair and recombination protein RadA: MVELEELPNVGEKTAQKLRDAGFADMMRLATATAKELSVKAEIGEGVAQKVIEAARKAEQIDFETAFDVMERRKDVGRITTGSSGLDELIGGGIETQSITEVFGEFGSGKSQISHELAVTVQLPEEKGGLDGECVFIDTENTFRPERIKQIADGLELDIEEVLQKIHIARAFNSSHQILMADKVNELIQGDTNIRLVIVDSLTAHFRAEYVGRESLATRQQKLNQHLHTLQNIANTYNVAVFVTNQVQARPDAFFGSPTKAIGGHVLGHAATYRIWLKKGLAGKRIARLVDSPHLPEGECVFKIITEGISD, translated from the coding sequence ATGGTTGAACTTGAAGAATTACCTAATGTTGGTGAAAAAACTGCACAGAAACTTAGAGATGCTGGTTTTGCGGATATGATGAGGCTGGCCACGGCCACTGCAAAGGAACTTAGTGTAAAAGCAGAAATAGGCGAGGGTGTAGCTCAAAAGGTTATTGAAGCAGCTAGAAAAGCGGAACAAATTGATTTTGAAACAGCATTCGACGTTATGGAGCGCAGAAAAGACGTGGGGAGAATAACCACTGGTAGTAGTGGTTTAGATGAATTAATTGGTGGGGGAATCGAAACACAATCCATAACCGAAGTATTTGGTGAATTTGGTTCGGGTAAGAGTCAAATATCTCATGAACTTGCTGTAACTGTTCAGTTACCAGAGGAAAAAGGCGGGCTTGATGGAGAATGTGTTTTTATAGACACTGAAAATACATTCAGACCCGAAAGGATTAAACAAATTGCAGACGGACTAGAACTTGATATAGAGGAAGTATTACAGAAAATTCATATTGCAAGAGCCTTTAATTCCAGCCACCAAATATTAATGGCAGATAAAGTGAATGAGTTAATCCAGGGCGATACTAACATCCGGTTGGTAATTGTTGATTCTTTGACTGCACATTTTCGTGCGGAATACGTGGGAAGAGAGTCCCTGGCAACGAGACAGCAAAAATTGAATCAGCACTTACATACCTTACAAAACATAGCAAATACTTATAATGTAGCAGTTTTTGTAACTAACCAAGTACAAGCAAGGCCAGACGCATTTTTTGGAAGCCCAACCAAAGCTATTGGTGGTCATGTTTTAGGTCACGCTGCAACTTACAGGATCTGGCTTAAAAAAGGATTAGCTGGAAAACGTATTGCTCGATTGGTAGACAGTCCTCATTTACCCGAAGGAGAATGTGTGTTTAAAATAATAACCGAAGGTATTTCGGATTAA
- a CDS encoding replication protein A: MKDEILQEYQKIADKISEEEFLKRMDNMKKEYEDVSFMNELDLARMIVGEHINEKNKPLSEENASFKIADLETGKSRISIIGRVMHISNAKKFTKRNGKEGKVLNIILADDTGEIRTVFWTENIKMVKKISEGDIAKINNVEVKDGYRSKEVHLNPRSTIKKLSEKDYKDFPKYDEEITNITDIKEDMQVNIIARIIRIPRIRKFDRNGGEGKVLSLELEDETGTISYTLWNNDVGLIADLKLEEGDSVKILGAQSRSRNGEISLTHAWISRIVKGDFDVPEHEEKVIKIGDAHEEKNVTVMGVVTKIQDTINFERSDGSTGSVKSIEIADDTGKIRITLWNEDTGLKINKGDILKINGGNVEFDEYSPTGYRINTNWNSRISINPESDGTLLKLLKEYKKHLEPIKIGDLDDIDEEGEEVDIIGRIINVNEPREFKRDDGTVGVVRSVEIADGSGVVRTSFWDDKASATLNIGDEIRLENARTRLGLYNVELSIGKTARVLEPTDEEVEKIPPIAELEEMIYTTKKIHQLEEDERNTRVLARIIDLYEPNEFQKDDGSIGKVRSAEIADDSGVIRVSLWDDMAEVPLNIGDAIKIENPRINFRNDNLELSVGRTSNLIKLKEKEAENLPSFKDLEETIYKSKKIDEIEEEDRNIKVKGEISEVYSDRILYPMCPNCNKRLELVEEAYICDFCGEEIETPNYLMIIPTRIEDDTADIRVTFFRKQAEKLIGLTSEQGQEIIDKTGDEGSLGEKAQDLIGTEIVIVADANFDEYNEELRLNVKKIVE, encoded by the coding sequence ATGAAAGACGAAATATTGCAGGAGTACCAAAAAATAGCAGATAAAATTTCAGAGGAGGAATTTTTGAAGCGAATGGATAATATGAAAAAAGAATATGAAGACGTAAGCTTCATGAATGAACTTGACCTGGCCCGTATGATTGTAGGTGAACATATAAACGAAAAAAACAAGCCCCTCTCTGAAGAAAATGCATCATTTAAGATTGCTGATTTAGAAACTGGAAAAAGTAGGATTAGTATTATAGGACGTGTTATGCACATATCCAATGCTAAAAAATTTACTAAAAGAAATGGAAAAGAAGGAAAAGTGTTAAATATCATATTGGCTGATGATACTGGGGAAATAAGGACTGTATTTTGGACTGAAAATATAAAAATGGTTAAAAAGATCAGTGAAGGAGATATAGCTAAAATAAATAATGTGGAAGTAAAAGATGGTTATAGGAGTAAAGAAGTTCACTTAAACCCTCGTTCAACAATCAAAAAGTTATCTGAAAAAGATTATAAAGATTTTCCCAAATATGATGAGGAAATAACTAATATAACGGATATTAAAGAAGACATGCAGGTAAATATTATAGCTAGAATAATTAGAATACCCCGAATCAGAAAATTCGATAGAAATGGCGGTGAAGGAAAAGTATTATCTCTTGAACTTGAAGATGAAACTGGCACAATCTCTTACACCTTATGGAACAATGATGTGGGTTTAATTGCTGATTTAAAACTGGAAGAAGGGGATTCTGTTAAAATACTGGGTGCACAAAGCAGAAGTAGAAATGGTGAAATCTCACTTACTCATGCATGGATTAGTAGAATTGTAAAAGGAGATTTTGATGTGCCAGAACATGAAGAAAAGGTCATTAAAATTGGAGATGCTCATGAAGAAAAAAATGTCACGGTAATGGGGGTTGTGACAAAAATACAGGATACTATAAATTTTGAACGTAGCGACGGAAGCACTGGTTCTGTAAAATCAATTGAAATAGCAGATGATACAGGTAAAATTAGAATAACGCTCTGGAATGAGGATACTGGGCTTAAAATTAACAAAGGGGATATTTTAAAGATCAATGGGGGTAATGTGGAATTTGATGAATATTCACCTACAGGTTATAGAATAAACACCAACTGGAATTCTCGTATTTCTATTAACCCTGAATCTGATGGAACTTTATTAAAACTCCTTAAAGAATATAAAAAACATCTAGAACCAATTAAAATCGGAGATTTAGATGATATTGATGAAGAAGGTGAAGAAGTAGATATAATAGGTAGAATAATCAATGTTAATGAACCTAGGGAATTTAAAAGAGATGATGGAACTGTTGGAGTGGTAAGATCTGTTGAAATAGCTGACGGGTCAGGGGTGGTTAGAACTTCATTTTGGGATGATAAAGCCAGCGCAACATTAAATATCGGGGATGAAATACGTCTTGAAAATGCTAGAACTCGTTTAGGACTTTATAATGTTGAATTAAGTATAGGGAAGACTGCTCGTGTATTGGAACCCACTGACGAGGAAGTGGAAAAGATCCCTCCTATAGCTGAACTTGAAGAAATGATATATACCACCAAAAAAATCCATCAACTAGAAGAAGATGAAAGAAACACCAGGGTACTGGCCAGAATTATTGATTTATATGAACCTAATGAATTCCAGAAAGATGATGGATCAATAGGAAAGGTTAGGTCTGCTGAAATAGCTGATGATAGTGGAGTTATCAGGGTTTCGTTATGGGATGATATGGCTGAAGTTCCTTTAAACATAGGAGATGCAATAAAAATTGAGAATCCACGAATAAACTTCCGGAATGATAATCTTGAACTCAGCGTGGGCAGAACTTCAAATTTAATTAAACTTAAAGAGAAAGAAGCAGAAAATTTACCTTCATTTAAAGATCTAGAGGAAACAATTTATAAATCAAAGAAGATTGACGAAATCGAAGAGGAAGATCGTAATATAAAAGTAAAAGGAGAGATTTCAGAGGTTTATAGTGACAGGATTTTGTATCCTATGTGTCCTAACTGTAATAAGCGGCTTGAATTAGTAGAAGAAGCTTATATATGTGATTTCTGCGGAGAAGAAATAGAAACCCCCAACTACCTCATGATAATTCCTACCAGAATAGAGGATGATACTGCAGATATCAGGGTCACCTTCTTCAGAAAACAGGCAGAAAAGTTAATTGGTTTAACTTCCGAACAAGGGCAAGAAATAATTGATAAAACTGGTGATGAAGGTTCGTTAGGAGAAAAGGCACAGGATCTGATTGGAACAGAAATAGTCATAGTTGCCGATGCTAATTTTGATGAATACAATGAAGAATTACGTCTTAACGTTAAAAAAATAGTGGAATAA
- a CDS encoding 3-isopropylmalate dehydratase large subunit (catalyzes the isomerization between 2-isopropylmalate and 3-isopropylmalate in leucine biosynthesis): MSMTMAEKILAKAAGEKEAEAGEIVMANIDVAMTHDLTGPLSVESFEKIGTPEVWDPEKIVVIFDHQVPADSIEAANNHIIMRKFVENQKIKNFYDVNEGVCHQILPEKGHIVPGEVVVGTDSHTCTHGALGAFSTGIGSTDMAMVFSTGKLWFKVPKTIKFNINGQLPDYVYAKDVVLNIIGRIGADGATYMACEFGGETVKEMSVSDRMVLCNMAIEMGGKTGLVEPDKKTIEYIKNRTTKPYEIMKTDADATSLEIMDVKVNDLEPQIACPHNVDNVKPISEVEGTEIDQVFLGSCTNGRLNDLRDAAKIIKGHTISNSIRMLVIPASREIYRKALDEGLIGTFVDAGALVCNPCCGPCLGGHVGLLGPGEISLSTSNRNFKGRQGSAEAEVYLSSAAVAASSAIKGKITDPHNLK; the protein is encoded by the coding sequence ATGTCTATGACAATGGCAGAAAAGATACTGGCAAAAGCAGCTGGAGAAAAAGAAGCAGAAGCTGGAGAAATAGTAATGGCAAATATTGATGTGGCTATGACCCATGACTTAACTGGACCATTATCAGTAGAATCTTTTGAGAAAATTGGAACTCCTGAAGTATGGGATCCTGAAAAAATCGTGGTAATATTTGATCATCAAGTACCAGCAGACTCTATTGAAGCAGCAAACAACCATATAATAATGAGAAAATTTGTGGAAAACCAAAAAATAAAGAATTTTTATGATGTTAATGAAGGAGTCTGTCATCAAATACTACCTGAAAAAGGACATATAGTTCCGGGAGAGGTTGTAGTTGGTACAGATTCACATACTTGTACTCATGGAGCTTTAGGTGCATTTTCAACTGGTATTGGTTCAACTGACATGGCTATGGTCTTTTCAACAGGCAAATTATGGTTTAAAGTACCAAAAACCATTAAATTCAACATAAATGGTCAACTGCCTGATTATGTCTATGCTAAAGACGTGGTATTAAATATTATAGGAAGAATAGGTGCTGATGGAGCAACTTACATGGCTTGTGAATTTGGCGGTGAAACAGTTAAAGAGATGTCTGTATCTGACCGAATGGTTCTCTGCAACATGGCCATTGAAATGGGAGGAAAAACTGGTCTGGTGGAACCGGACAAAAAAACAATAGAATATATAAAAAATCGGACCACCAAACCCTATGAAATAATGAAAACAGATGCGGATGCAACTTCCCTTGAAATAATGGACGTTAAAGTAAATGATTTAGAACCACAAATTGCATGTCCACACAATGTGGATAATGTAAAACCAATCTCAGAAGTTGAAGGAACAGAAATAGATCAGGTCTTTCTAGGTTCTTGCACCAACGGGCGTCTGAATGATTTAAGAGACGCTGCAAAAATCATTAAAGGACATACCATTTCAAATAGTATCCGAATGCTGGTTATACCTGCCTCCAGAGAAATCTACCGCAAAGCCCTTGATGAAGGACTCATAGGAACATTTGTAGATGCTGGCGCCCTTGTTTGTAATCCATGTTGTGGCCCATGCCTAGGAGGGCATGTAGGGCTTCTAGGCCCTGGCGAGATTAGTCTTTCCACATCCAACCGGAACTTTAAAGGAAGGCAAGGAAGTGCAGAAGCAGAAGTATACCTGAGTTCAGCTGCAGTTGCAGCATCATCAGCAATCAAAGGTAAAATTACCGATCCACACAATTTAAAATAA
- a CDS encoding 3-isopropylmalate dehydratase: MKGKVWKFGDDIDTDIIIPGRYLVLRDEKDLACHVMEGLDPEFSNKVEKGDIIVGGKNFGCGSSREHAPIAIKGAGISAVVAESFARIFYRNSINVGLPLFESKNISQNVSTGDKIEVDPEKGILKNLTTSKKYKITNLPKFMVEILDKGGLIPYLKEKMDEI; the protein is encoded by the coding sequence ATGAAAGGAAAGGTTTGGAAATTTGGAGATGACATTGACACAGATATCATAATACCTGGAAGATATCTGGTTTTAAGAGATGAAAAAGATCTTGCATGCCACGTAATGGAAGGTCTTGACCCTGAATTTTCTAATAAAGTAGAAAAAGGAGACATAATAGTAGGAGGCAAAAATTTTGGATGTGGTTCATCTAGAGAACACGCACCTATAGCAATTAAAGGTGCAGGAATATCTGCTGTTGTAGCTGAATCATTTGCACGTATTTTTTATAGAAATTCAATAAATGTTGGTCTTCCCCTATTTGAATCCAAAAATATTTCCCAAAATGTTTCCACTGGCGATAAAATAGAAGTCGACCCAGAGAAAGGAATTTTAAAAAATCTCACAACATCTAAAAAATATAAAATAACAAATTTACCTAAATTTATGGTTGAAATACTGGATAAAGGTGGACTTATCCCCTACTTAAAAGAAAAAATGGATGAAATATAA
- a CDS encoding isocitrate dehydrogenase (catalyzes the formation of 2-oxoglutarate from isocitrate) codes for MYKIAVIPGDGIGKEVMEATLHVLEAINVEFDYTFADAGDEYAEISGVPLPQETVDIVKASKACLFGAAGESAADVIVKMRQELDLYVNLRPVKSYPGTKCVYDDLDFVIVRENTEGMYIGREEYTNEGATALRVVTKKASERICKFGFEYAKKTGRSKVTAVHKANVLKKTDGLFRDTFYEVAKKYPEMETDDRYVDATAMFFITRPQMFDVIVTTNLFGDILSDEGAGLVGGLGLIPSANIGEKHGLFEPVHGSAPSHAGKGTANPAAMMLSAVLMLDYLEEHEEARRFENALIEVLKEGKVVTQDLRGNASTMEMAREVRKKLEN; via the coding sequence ATGTATAAAATAGCAGTTATACCTGGAGATGGAATAGGTAAAGAAGTGATGGAAGCTACTTTACACGTTTTAGAAGCAATAAATGTTGAATTTGATTATACCTTTGCTGATGCTGGAGATGAATACGCAGAAATTAGTGGAGTGCCCCTCCCCCAAGAAACCGTAGATATAGTAAAGGCGTCCAAAGCCTGTTTATTTGGTGCTGCAGGTGAATCAGCTGCAGATGTTATTGTGAAAATGCGGCAAGAACTAGATTTATACGTAAATTTAAGGCCAGTCAAATCATACCCTGGAACTAAATGTGTATATGACGATTTAGACTTTGTAATTGTAAGAGAAAACACGGAAGGGATGTATATTGGTCGAGAAGAATACACAAACGAAGGAGCCACTGCTTTAAGGGTTGTAACTAAAAAAGCATCAGAAAGGATATGTAAATTTGGATTTGAATACGCTAAAAAGACCGGTCGAAGTAAAGTAACTGCTGTTCATAAGGCCAATGTTCTAAAAAAGACTGACGGCCTCTTTAGAGATACATTCTATGAGGTTGCAAAGAAATATCCGGAAATGGAAACTGATGATAGATACGTAGATGCAACTGCCATGTTCTTTATAACTCGTCCCCAAATGTTTGACGTTATTGTAACCACCAATCTCTTTGGTGATATTTTATCAGATGAAGGAGCCGGCCTGGTTGGAGGTTTAGGTTTAATACCCTCGGCCAATATAGGTGAAAAGCATGGATTATTCGAGCCAGTTCACGGATCTGCACCGAGCCACGCTGGAAAAGGAACTGCTAACCCTGCGGCTATGATGTTATCTGCAGTTTTAATGTTAGATTACTTGGAAGAACATGAAGAAGCTCGAAGATTTGAAAATGCGCTTATTGAAGTTCTAAAAGAAGGTAAAGTTGTTACCCAAGACTTAAGAGGTAACGCTTCCACCATGGAAATGGCTCGGGAAGTTAGAAAAAAACTAGAAAATTAA
- a CDS encoding cysteine desulfurase codes for MKPDDVRADIPLLKDVIYLDAASTTPTPKPVIDAICDYFYNYNSNTGRGAYKLAVNASEKFDKARLTIAEFLGCLEEEIIFTKNTTEAINLVANGLDFKKGDSIIVPNIEHHSNLVPWLNLKKRGINVKIIKADEFGVVNPADVEKAVDKTTKLITVTHISNSIGSVQPIDEIGKIAYDNNSLYMLDAAQSGGHVKLDLKQINADFVVFPGHKGFLGPVGTGFLYCDQEKADNIFPMNLGGGTILDVTEDSFTLDSSPARFEGGTQNIAGIIGLEAAVKYIDKIGINKIEKHGNKLTKIMFEEISSIKNTICYGDPENIYGIVSFNINNINSHDVAKILDEFQNICVRSGHHCAIPAMRHIGAYKLGGTVRTSLHYYNNKEEIQILADVVKKVSESFGDKK; via the coding sequence ATGAAACCTGACGATGTAAGAGCTGATATCCCCTTACTAAAAGATGTTATTTATCTAGATGCTGCAAGTACAACACCTACCCCTAAACCAGTAATAGATGCTATCTGTGATTATTTTTATAATTATAATTCTAATACAGGTAGGGGGGCCTATAAATTAGCAGTTAATGCTTCAGAAAAGTTCGACAAAGCCCGACTAACAATTGCCGAATTTTTAGGATGTCTGGAAGAAGAAATAATCTTCACTAAAAATACTACCGAAGCCATAAATTTAGTTGCTAACGGCCTTGATTTTAAAAAAGGAGATTCTATAATAGTTCCTAATATAGAACACCACTCAAATTTAGTTCCCTGGCTCAACCTTAAAAAAAGGGGAATTAATGTAAAGATTATAAAAGCTGATGAATTTGGAGTGGTAAATCCTGCTGATGTTGAAAAAGCTGTAGACAAAACCACTAAACTCATTACTGTAACACATATTTCTAATTCCATAGGTTCGGTCCAGCCAATTGATGAAATTGGGAAAATTGCCTATGACAACAATTCACTATACATGTTAGATGCGGCTCAGTCCGGAGGACATGTAAAACTTGATTTAAAGCAGATTAATGCAGATTTTGTGGTATTTCCCGGACATAAAGGATTTTTAGGTCCTGTAGGAACTGGATTTTTATATTGCGACCAGGAAAAGGCAGATAATATTTTTCCCATGAATCTGGGTGGTGGTACGATCTTAGATGTTACTGAAGATAGTTTTACTCTTGATTCATCACCGGCCCGATTTGAGGGAGGTACACAGAATATTGCTGGTATCATTGGACTGGAAGCAGCTGTAAAATATATTGATAAAATAGGGATAAATAAGATCGAAAAACACGGCAATAAACTTACAAAAATAATGTTTGAAGAAATTTCAAGTATAAAAAATACCATCTGTTATGGTGATCCAGAAAATATTTATGGTATCGTTTCCTTCAACATTAATAATATTAATTCACATGATGTGGCTAAGATATTAGATGAATTTCAAAATATATGTGTAAGAAGTGGTCATCACTGTGCAATACCTGCTATGAGACACATTGGAGCTTACAAGTTGGGCGGAACAGTTAGGACATCATTGCATTATTATAATAATAAAGAAGAAATTCAAATATTAGCTGATGTGGTAAAAAAGGTTTCAGAATCGTTTGGAGATAAAAAATGA
- a CDS encoding 6,7-dimethyl-8-ribityllumazine synthase produces MAKIKIGAVVAEFNYDITHMMLELAKEHAKFLDSEITEVITVPGVFDMPLAIKKLLEEDNVDAVITLGAVIEGSTSHDEIVVQHASRKIADLALEYDKPVSLGISGPGMTRLEAHQRVEYAKRAVEAAVKMVERLK; encoded by the coding sequence ATGGCAAAAATTAAAATAGGGGCCGTAGTGGCAGAATTCAATTATGATATAACACATATGATGTTAGAATTGGCAAAAGAACATGCCAAATTTTTAGACTCAGAAATAACTGAGGTTATTACTGTACCTGGCGTTTTTGATATGCCTTTAGCAATTAAAAAACTTCTGGAAGAAGATAATGTTGATGCGGTTATTACACTGGGTGCAGTCATAGAAGGTTCAACATCCCACGATGAGATTGTGGTTCAACATGCTTCCCGTAAGATAGCTGATCTAGCACTGGAATATGACAAACCAGTATCTCTTGGAATATCCGGACCAGGTATGACCAGATTAGAAGCTCATCAAAGGGTTGAATACGCTAAAAGAGCTGTGGAAGCAGCAGTTAAGATGGTGGAAAGGTTAAAATAA
- a CDS encoding dolichyl-phosphate-mannose-protein mannosyltransferase: protein MAWIIVIFLLLILTVNKQQNNSNFKISVVIPAYNEAGTVEHVVKVVKSLNYILEVIVVDDGSEDETAKIAEEAGATVIKHDANKGKGSALKTGFKYSRGDVVAFIDADLHHLTSKQVESIIMPIIEGKADVTKTKFKREAGRVTELTAKPLLNFFFPEIKFDQPLSGQFAAKRNFLNNIKFEEDYGVDVGIVLDADVMGIKIKEVDIGKIDHNLSSLKELNLVATEVVRTIMDRAMEYGRVTMMDALGKFIRMGILGLSLATLGLFSLFFVRFVPPLLGIAITVIGLLMAGYYIIKLIRRSLVVISKSSGRARSTKSFLYMHFPILVSGLILILMLTSFLGAVHVDEGKISIEPTSRNLIIWKQPSENKTFDVRGPYTVDSALEDEYNMLRVPKGAVDTLGLNYNDSIYIKDVKYNITQTRPGEDNIIRVPADARSVLGIAVGDVIPDSNIRNVFKNLYAEKALNINGTIKNNLTINEGIFLKTDSKSGRLINIYVDDKKVSSSSGVFKNGKYGVYINGVLMRTIQVNDINRDYYLYWGSHVIKIEISNKVNTDMEFAPYGDGRFLNFIFNY from the coding sequence TTGGCATGGATCATTGTAATTTTTTTATTGCTCATATTAACTGTCAATAAACAGCAAAATAATAGTAATTTTAAAATATCAGTCGTAATACCTGCTTATAATGAGGCAGGAACTGTTGAACATGTGGTTAAAGTAGTTAAATCCTTAAATTACATCCTGGAAGTAATTGTTGTAGATGATGGTTCCGAGGATGAAACAGCTAAAATAGCAGAAGAAGCTGGAGCCACTGTAATTAAACATGATGCAAATAAAGGAAAAGGTTCTGCCCTTAAAACAGGGTTTAAGTATTCTAGAGGGGATGTTGTAGCTTTCATTGACGCAGATCTTCATCACCTGACTTCTAAACAAGTTGAAAGTATAATAATGCCTATTATTGAAGGAAAAGCAGATGTTACTAAAACTAAATTTAAAAGAGAGGCAGGAAGAGTAACTGAATTAACTGCTAAACCTTTATTAAACTTCTTTTTTCCAGAAATCAAATTTGATCAACCATTAAGCGGACAGTTTGCAGCAAAAAGAAATTTTCTAAATAACATTAAGTTTGAAGAAGACTACGGAGTTGACGTGGGGATAGTTCTGGACGCCGATGTGATGGGAATAAAAATTAAAGAAGTAGACATTGGAAAAATTGACCATAATTTATCTTCACTTAAAGAATTAAATTTAGTGGCTACAGAAGTGGTCAGAACCATAATGGATCGGGCCATGGAGTATGGTAGAGTTACCATGATGGATGCCTTAGGCAAATTTATACGAATGGGCATTTTGGGCTTATCTCTAGCTACATTAGGTTTGTTTTCTTTATTTTTTGTGAGATTTGTTCCTCCATTACTGGGAATTGCAATAACAGTAATTGGATTGTTAATGGCCGGTTATTACATTATAAAACTTATTAGAAGATCTTTAGTTGTAATATCTAAATCCAGTGGCCGGGCCCGATCAACAAAATCATTTTTATACATGCATTTCCCAATACTGGTGTCAGGATTGATATTAATACTGATGCTAACTTCGTTTTTAGGAGCTGTACATGTGGACGAGGGGAAAATATCCATTGAACCTACATCAAGAAATCTAATAATATGGAAACAACCATCTGAAAACAAAACATTTGATGTTAGAGGGCCTTACACTGTTGATAGTGCATTAGAAGATGAATACAATATGCTAAGAGTACCTAAAGGTGCAGTTGACACGTTGGGACTAAATTATAATGATTCGATTTACATAAAAGATGTCAAATATAATATCACTCAAACAAGGCCAGGAGAAGATAATATAATCCGCGTACCTGCAGATGCCAGATCAGTTCTAGGTATAGCAGTAGGAGATGTTATCCCTGATAGTAACATTAGAAATGTTTTTAAAAATCTTTACGCTGAAAAAGCCCTAAATATAAACGGAACAATTAAAAATAATCTTACCATAAATGAAGGTATTTTTCTTAAAACCGATAGTAAAAGTGGAAGATTAATAAATATTTATGTGGACGATAAAAAAGTATCAAGTAGTTCAGGCGTATTTAAGAATGGTAAGTATGGTGTTTACATAAACGGTGTGTTAATGAGGACTATTCAAGTTAACGACATTAACAGAGATTATTATTTATACTGGGGTTCGCATGTGATAAAAATTGAAATTTCCAATAAAGTTAACACGGATATGGAATTTGCTCCTTATGGTGATGGTAGATTTTTAAATTTTATTTTTAATTATTAA